In Candidatus Promineifilum breve, one genomic interval encodes:
- the rplF gene encoding 50S ribosomal protein L6, which produces MSRVGKAPIQLPKGVSIDIAGSKVAVKGPKGELSRTLHPDMAINLENGVLSVSRPSDSRQHRSLHGLTRALLNNMVTGVSAGYSKILLIEGVGYRAEMDGKRLVLYVGYSHPVYFEPDNGISYTVEERGRKVTITGIDKEYVGEIAARVRKQRPPEPYKGKGIRYEKEIVRRKAGKTGKV; this is translated from the coding sequence ATGTCGCGAGTTGGTAAGGCGCCAATACAATTACCGAAAGGCGTTAGCATCGACATCGCCGGTTCCAAGGTGGCCGTGAAGGGGCCGAAGGGTGAGCTATCGCGCACCCTGCACCCCGACATGGCGATCAACCTGGAGAATGGCGTGCTGAGCGTGTCGCGGCCGTCGGATAGCCGGCAGCATCGCTCGCTCCACGGCCTGACGCGGGCTTTGTTGAATAATATGGTCACCGGCGTCAGCGCCGGCTATAGCAAAATATTGCTGATCGAAGGCGTTGGCTATCGCGCCGAGATGGACGGCAAGCGGCTGGTGCTCTACGTGGGCTATTCCCACCCGGTCTACTTTGAGCCGGACAACGGTATCTCCTATACCGTGGAAGAGCGCGGTCGTAAGGTGACCATCACCGGCATCGATAAGGAATACGTCGGCGAAATCGCCGCCCGCGTGCGCAAGCAGCGTCCGCCCGAGCCGTATAAGGGCAAGGGTATTCGCTACGAAAAGGAAATCGTCCGGCGCAAGGCGGGCAAGACCGGCAAGGTTTAG
- the rplR gene encoding 50S ribosomal protein L18, translating to MAKNVTDPRKRRQRRIRLKITGTPERPRLNVYRSLEHIYAQVIDDVAGRTLASASTIDKGVVEQIAGKKKREQAAIVGKIVAQRALDAGVKEVVFDRGGYLYHGRIKALADGAREGGLKL from the coding sequence ATGGCAAAGAATGTGACTGATCCGCGGAAACGGCGCCAACGCCGCATCCGCCTGAAGATCACCGGCACGCCCGAGCGTCCGCGTCTCAACGTCTACCGCAGCCTGGAGCACATCTACGCCCAGGTCATCGATGACGTGGCCGGGCGCACGCTGGCCTCGGCCTCGACCATCGACAAGGGCGTGGTTGAGCAGATCGCCGGCAAGAAGAAGCGCGAACAGGCGGCCATTGTGGGCAAGATCGTTGCCCAGCGGGCGCTGGATGCGGGCGTCAAGGAAGTCGTCTTCGATCGTGGCGGCTATCTCTACCACGGCCGCATCAAGGCCCTGGCCGATGGCGCGCGCGAGGGCGGGCTGAAGCTGTAA
- the rpsE gene encoding 30S ribosomal protein S5, whose product MGQRRREQNFREQKDDFDERIIDIARVAKVVQGGRRFAFRVTVVVGDNRGKVGVGIGKARTVPDAIRKALETARKNMVNVPMYGTTLPHEIIGRHGAAKVLLKPASPGTGVIAGGGVRAVIEAAGYRDILTKSLGSSNVLNVMMATMNGLERLMDIRQVASDRGKDIKEVSPFWGRN is encoded by the coding sequence ATGGGACAGCGAAGAAGAGAGCAGAACTTTCGCGAGCAGAAAGACGATTTCGACGAGCGCATCATCGACATCGCCCGCGTGGCCAAGGTCGTGCAGGGCGGCCGTCGCTTTGCCTTCCGCGTCACGGTCGTTGTCGGCGATAATCGCGGCAAGGTAGGCGTCGGCATCGGCAAGGCGCGTACCGTGCCCGATGCCATTCGCAAGGCGCTGGAAACGGCGCGCAAGAATATGGTCAATGTGCCCATGTATGGCACGACGCTGCCGCATGAGATCATCGGCCGGCATGGCGCGGCCAAGGTGCTGCTGAAGCCGGCCTCGCCCGGTACAGGCGTCATCGCCGGCGGTGGCGTGCGCGCGGTCATCGAGGCCGCCGGCTACCGCGACATCCTGACCAAATCGCTGGGCAGCTCCAACGTGCTCAACGTGATGATGGCGACGATGAACGGTCTGGAGCGGCTCATGGACATCCGCCAGGTGGCGTCTGACCGGGGCAAGGACATCAAGGAAGTCTCGCCGTTTTGGGGGCGTAACTGA
- the rpmD gene encoding 50S ribosomal protein L30: MATLRITYSKSAIGYTVRQKATVKALGFKHLYETIEHDDSPAIRGMINRISHLLTVEEVATEKPRSAKKKGE, from the coding sequence ATGGCTACCTTACGCATTACCTATAGCAAGAGCGCTATCGGCTACACCGTGCGCCAGAAGGCCACGGTGAAGGCGTTAGGCTTCAAGCATCTGTACGAGACGATTGAACACGACGATTCGCCGGCCATCCGGGGGATGATCAACCGCATCAGCCACCTGTTGACGGTCGAAGAAGTGGCGACCGAGAAACCGCGGTCGGCTAAGAAGAAGGGCGAGTGA
- the rplO gene encoding 50S ribosomal protein L15 — protein sequence MKLNDLGPNEGSKKSRKRVGRGISAGQGKTAGRGTKGQGARSGGGKGAYFEGGQLPLARRLPFKRGFTNIRRVEYKVVNLERLAEYDFGGETVTPELMAALGLIKKTSDRVVILGNGEVSGAINVQAHRFSATAKDKIEAAGGKAEVIAYTVEPAEAPAA from the coding sequence ATGAAACTCAACGATCTAGGACCTAACGAAGGCTCCAAGAAATCACGCAAGCGCGTTGGCCGCGGCATTTCCGCCGGCCAGGGCAAGACCGCCGGCCGGGGTACCAAGGGCCAGGGCGCGCGCAGCGGTGGCGGCAAGGGCGCTTACTTTGAAGGCGGCCAGTTGCCGCTGGCCCGCCGTCTGCCGTTCAAGCGCGGCTTCACCAATATCCGCCGCGTGGAATACAAGGTCGTCAACCTGGAACGCCTGGCCGAGTATGACTTCGGCGGCGAGACGGTGACGCCCGAACTGATGGCGGCCCTCGGCCTGATCAAGAAAACGTCCGACCGGGTCGTCATTCTGGGCAACGGCGAAGTGAGCGGGGCCATCAACGTCCAGGCCCATCGCTTCTCGGCCACGGCCAAGGACAAGATCGAGGCCGCCGGCGGCAAGGCCGAGGTCATCGCCTACACAGTTGAACCGGCCGAGGCGCCGGCCGCCTAA
- the secY gene encoding preprotein translocase subunit SecY: protein MIESVRAAFTLPDLRRRILYTIGMLIIYRLLANIPVPGVDLQAWLLFTSQRTGNSVVDFLDLLSGGAVSNFSVMAMGVYPYITASIIIQLLTPIIPQFEELQSEGESGRNKLNRYTYYLTVPLAFLQAIGQIRLVGISLAGGVESIMPNFGFGAAQLLPTLTTLIAMVGGTMFAIWIGERITEEGVGQGISLIIFGGIVSGIIPSLAQMFTLEDATARIFSIATFLIYLVVTVLVIVIIQEGQRRIAVQYGRRVRGRKIYQGQSTYIPLKVNTAGMIPIIFAQSILTFFPLIAGLFISGSGGFVDRVATAVSQFGTTQDVTTAPFAFGAYWILYFLLVVGFTFFYTDVMIRQQNLPETLQRQGGFIPGIRPGKRTENYLMSVVRRITLVGALFLGLIAVLPGIMALVAVVLRIPGLERSVLVISGSGLIIVVGVVIDTMRQLEAQLLMRHYEGFIKS, encoded by the coding sequence ATGATTGAATCAGTGCGCGCAGCCTTTACCTTGCCCGACTTGCGGCGGCGCATCCTCTATACCATCGGGATGCTCATCATCTACCGCTTGCTGGCTAATATCCCCGTGCCGGGCGTCGATTTGCAGGCGTGGCTGCTGTTCACGTCGCAACGCACCGGCAACTCGGTTGTCGATTTCCTCGACCTGTTGTCGGGCGGCGCGGTTAGTAACTTCTCGGTGATGGCGATGGGCGTCTACCCCTACATCACCGCGTCGATTATCATCCAGTTGCTCACACCGATCATCCCGCAGTTCGAAGAGCTGCAATCGGAAGGTGAATCGGGCCGCAACAAGCTGAACCGTTATACCTACTACCTGACCGTGCCTCTGGCCTTCTTGCAGGCCATCGGCCAGATTCGTCTGGTCGGCATCAGTCTGGCCGGCGGCGTCGAGTCGATAATGCCCAACTTCGGTTTTGGCGCGGCGCAATTGCTGCCCACGCTGACGACGTTGATCGCCATGGTCGGCGGCACGATGTTCGCCATCTGGATCGGCGAGCGCATCACCGAAGAGGGCGTCGGTCAGGGTATCTCGCTGATCATCTTCGGCGGTATCGTCTCCGGCATCATCCCCAGCCTGGCGCAAATGTTCACGCTGGAAGACGCCACGGCGCGCATCTTCTCCATCGCCACCTTCCTGATCTACCTCGTGGTCACGGTGCTGGTCATCGTCATCATCCAGGAGGGTCAGCGCAGAATTGCGGTGCAATATGGTCGTCGCGTGAGAGGACGTAAGATTTATCAGGGTCAGAGCACCTATATACCGTTAAAAGTGAACACGGCGGGCATGATCCCGATCATCTTCGCCCAGTCGATCCTGACCTTCTTCCCGCTCATCGCCGGTCTGTTCATCTCCGGCAGCGGTGGGTTCGTCGATCGGGTGGCGACGGCGGTCAGCCAGTTCGGCACAACGCAGGACGTGACCACGGCCCCGTTCGCGTTCGGCGCCTACTGGATTCTCTATTTCCTGTTGGTCGTCGGCTTCACGTTCTTTTACACCGACGTTATGATTCGGCAGCAAAACCTGCCGGAAACGTTACAGCGCCAGGGTGGTTTCATCCCCGGCATTCGCCCCGGCAAGCGGACGGAGAACTATCTCATGTCCGTCGTCCGGCGCATCACGTTGGTCGGGGCGCTCTTCCTGGGTCTCATCGCCGTGCTGCCGGGCATTATGGCCCTGGTGGCTGTGGTGTTGCGCATCCCCGGCCTGGAGCGGAGCGTGCTGGTCATCAGCGGCTCCGGCCTGATCATCGTCGTGGGCGTGGTCATCGACACCATGCGTCAGCTTGAGGCCCAATTGTTGATGCGTCATTACGAAGGGTTTATCAAGTCATGA
- a CDS encoding adenylate kinase, giving the protein MKFVILIGPPGAGKGTQAKMLEQSLGLPQVSTGDLFRYNLKNETPLGKLARTFMDKGELVPDEVTVAMVKDRLAQADAADGAILDGFPRTQAQADALDQLLSQLGGRITVVPNIIVDGEELIQRLLKRAQIEGRADDNEDAIRTRMRVYQEQTKPLLDYYQQHGLVVDVNGQQSIEDVQQDLQRVIGQA; this is encoded by the coding sequence ATGAAGTTCGTCATCCTGATTGGCCCACCGGGCGCCGGCAAAGGCACCCAGGCCAAGATGCTGGAGCAATCGCTCGGCCTGCCGCAGGTTTCGACAGGCGACTTGTTTCGTTACAATCTGAAGAATGAGACGCCGTTGGGCAAGCTGGCCCGCACCTTCATGGATAAGGGCGAGCTTGTGCCCGATGAGGTCACGGTGGCGATGGTGAAAGATCGGTTGGCGCAGGCCGACGCGGCCGACGGGGCAATCCTCGACGGTTTCCCGCGCACGCAGGCCCAGGCCGACGCGCTGGACCAATTGCTGAGCCAATTGGGCGGCCGCATCACTGTCGTGCCCAATATCATCGTGGACGGCGAAGAGCTGATCCAGCGGTTGCTGAAGCGCGCCCAGATCGAAGGGCGCGCCGATGACAACGAAGACGCCATCCGCACGCGGATGCGCGTCTACCAAGAACAGACGAAGCCGCTGCTGGACTATTATCAACAGCACGGGCTGGTGGTCGATGTGAACGGCCAACAGAGTATCGAGGACGTTCAGCAAGACCTGCAACGGGTAATCGGGCAGGCTTGA
- the rpmJ gene encoding 50S ribosomal protein L36: MKVTSSVKRRCPKCKIIKRNGLVRVICTDPNHKQRQG, translated from the coding sequence ATGAAGGTAACATCATCTGTCAAGCGGCGTTGTCCGAAATGCAAGATCATCAAGCGTAACGGCCTGGTGCGGGTGATCTGCACCGATCCGAATCATAAGCAGCGTCAGGGCTAA
- the rpsM gene encoding 30S ribosomal protein S13, which produces MARIAGVDIPRNKRVEISLTYIFGIGRTSSHQILAEAEVNPDTRVRDLSETEVTRLRQIVEKEYTVEGDLRREVAMNIKRLGEIGSYRGLRHRRHLPARGQRTRTNSRTRKGPKKTVAGRGRRKGGK; this is translated from the coding sequence ATGGCTCGTATAGCAGGCGTGGACATTCCACGCAACAAGCGCGTTGAAATCAGTCTGACGTACATCTTCGGCATCGGCCGCACGTCCAGCCATCAGATTCTGGCCGAGGCGGAGGTGAACCCCGATACCCGCGTCCGCGATCTGTCGGAGACGGAAGTGACGCGCTTGCGGCAGATAGTCGAGAAAGAATACACCGTGGAAGGCGATCTGCGCCGCGAGGTAGCGATGAACATCAAGCGCCTGGGCGAGATCGGCAGCTATCGCGGCCTGCGCCACCGCCGGCATTTGCCGGCGCGCGGCCAACGCACCCGCACCAATTCGCGCACGCGCAAAGGCCCCAAGAAGACGGTGGCCGGGCGCGGTCGGCGCAAGGGCGGCAAGTAA
- the rpsK gene encoding 30S ribosomal protein S11 translates to MGRRRQAQTTRKKVRKMVPRGQAHIYAAFNNTIVTITDTKGNTVSWSSAGAAGFKGSRKSTPYAARLAGQNAARVAVDNGVQEVDVIVKGPGPGREAAIRSIQASGIRVTSIQDITPVPHNGCRPPKKRRI, encoded by the coding sequence ATGGGACGCAGACGACAAGCACAAACAACGCGCAAGAAAGTTCGCAAGATGGTGCCGCGCGGGCAGGCTCATATCTACGCCGCCTTCAACAACACCATCGTGACGATCACCGATACGAAGGGTAACACCGTTTCCTGGTCCAGCGCCGGGGCGGCCGGCTTCAAGGGTTCGCGCAAGAGCACGCCCTATGCCGCCCGTCTGGCCGGCCAGAACGCCGCTCGTGTCGCCGTGGACAACGGCGTGCAGGAAGTGGACGTTATCGTGAAGGGGCCTGGCCCTGGTCGCGAGGCGGCTATCCGTTCGATTCAGGCCAGCGGCATCCGCGTGACGTCGATTCAGGACATCACGCCGGTGCCCCACAATGGCTGCCGGCCGCCCAAAAAGCGCCGCATTTAA
- the rpsD gene encoding 30S ribosomal protein S4 — protein MARYTGPVCRLCRREGEKLFLKGSRCLTPKCSVERRGYPPGQHGRENQFRRGRASDYLLQLREKQKARRVYGVMERQFNRYFERASRQKGLTGYNLLATLERRLDNVVYRMGLADSRPQARQLVQHGHIMLNNRKTNIPSALVAPGDVVSVRPQSNRLTYFKDLRQNLDDRRVPRWLTLETTNLSGRVLHVPAREDIDISLNEQLIVEYYSR, from the coding sequence TTGGCACGTTATACTGGACCTGTTTGCCGGCTGTGCCGGCGCGAGGGCGAAAAGCTCTTTCTGAAGGGGTCGCGTTGTCTGACCCCCAAATGTTCGGTCGAACGCCGTGGCTATCCCCCGGGGCAGCATGGGCGCGAGAACCAGTTCCGTCGCGGTCGCGCCTCGGACTACCTATTGCAGTTGCGCGAGAAGCAGAAGGCGCGCCGGGTTTATGGCGTCATGGAGCGGCAATTTAACCGCTACTTTGAACGCGCCTCGCGCCAGAAGGGTCTCACCGGCTACAACTTGCTGGCGACGCTGGAGCGCCGCCTGGATAACGTCGTCTACCGCATGGGTCTGGCCGATTCGCGCCCCCAGGCGCGGCAATTGGTGCAGCATGGTCATATCATGCTGAACAACCGCAAGACCAACATCCCTTCGGCGCTGGTCGCGCCGGGCGATGTGGTGTCGGTGCGGCCGCAGAGCAATCGGCTGACCTATTTCAAGGACCTGCGCCAAAACCTGGATGACCGCCGCGTGCCGCGCTGGTTGACGCTTGAAACCACCAACTTGTCGGGGCGTGTGCTCCACGTGCCGGCCCGCGAAGATATCGACATCTCGCTCAACGAACAGTTGATCGTCGAGTACTACTCCCGTTAA
- a CDS encoding DNA-directed RNA polymerase subunit alpha, translating into MPKIESTAMSAEYGRFVIGPLERGYGTTLGNALRRVLLASLPGAAVTSIRVTDVPHEFSAIPGVREDMMQFILHIKQLRLRLVNTEIARMRLEVQGAGPVTAADIQVPPEVEIINPDLYLFTVDSDDTYLEVEMMAETGRGYSPAEDRGRLPIGELPVDAIFSPIRRVSYEVEKTRVGQVADYDRTVMEIWTDGTIKPEEALAQASQIMMQHLRPIAGVSEETFAAIEEEREEESIPNEIYDTPIEQLDLSVRVFNSLKRTGITKVGEMLEMLDRGEETMLAIRNFGDKSLDELKQQLRQKGFLAEEDEVKRSA; encoded by the coding sequence ATGCCGAAAATTGAAAGCACGGCCATGTCGGCTGAATATGGTCGTTTCGTGATCGGCCCGCTGGAGCGGGGCTATGGCACCACGCTGGGCAACGCCCTGCGGCGGGTGCTGCTGGCCTCGTTGCCGGGCGCGGCCGTCACCTCGATTCGCGTCACCGATGTGCCCCACGAGTTCTCGGCCATCCCCGGCGTGCGCGAAGACATGATGCAGTTCATCCTGCACATCAAGCAACTGCGTCTGCGGCTGGTGAATACCGAAATCGCCCGGATGCGCCTGGAAGTGCAGGGCGCCGGGCCGGTCACCGCGGCCGACATTCAGGTTCCGCCGGAAGTCGAGATCATCAACCCCGATCTCTACCTGTTCACGGTTGACTCCGACGACACCTATCTGGAAGTGGAGATGATGGCCGAGACGGGCCGCGGCTATTCGCCCGCCGAAGATCGCGGCCGGCTGCCCATCGGCGAACTGCCGGTGGATGCCATCTTCAGCCCCATCCGCCGCGTCTCCTACGAGGTCGAGAAGACCCGCGTGGGCCAGGTGGCCGACTACGACCGCACGGTGATGGAAATCTGGACCGACGGCACGATCAAGCCCGAAGAGGCGCTGGCCCAGGCCTCGCAGATTATGATGCAGCATCTGCGGCCCATCGCCGGTGTCAGCGAGGAAACCTTCGCCGCCATCGAAGAAGAGCGCGAAGAAGAGTCGATCCCCAACGAGATCTACGACACGCCCATCGAGCAGCTCGACCTGAGCGTGCGCGTCTTCAATTCGTTGAAGCGCACCGGCATCACCAAGGTCGGCGAGATGCTGGAGATGCTGGATCGTGGCGAAGAGACGATGCTGGCGATTCGCAACTTCGGCGATAAATCGCTGGATGAATTGAAACAACAGCTTCGTCAGAAGGGTTTCCTGGCGGAAGAAGACGAGGTCAAGCGCTCGGCCTGA
- the rplQ gene encoding 50S ribosomal protein L17, with protein sequence MRHKVHGRRLNRDTGHRNALRRNMIADLLIFEKITTTEAKARTIRPAAEKMITLAKRGLAEGGGEPTTALHARRLAAARLPGKRTKEGEDGTFEDVDVVRKLFEEIAPRYANRPGGYTRMVKIGRRPGDNADMAVLMLVED encoded by the coding sequence ATGCGTCATAAAGTACATGGCCGCCGGCTCAATCGCGACACCGGCCATCGCAACGCACTGCGGCGAAATATGATCGCCGACTTGCTCATATTCGAAAAGATCACCACGACCGAAGCCAAGGCGCGCACCATTCGCCCGGCGGCCGAGAAGATGATCACCCTGGCCAAGCGTGGCCTGGCCGAGGGCGGCGGCGAGCCGACCACGGCTCTCCATGCCCGCCGTCTGGCCGCGGCGCGCCTGCCCGGCAAGCGCACCAAGGAAGGCGAGGACGGCACGTTCGAGGACGTCGACGTGGTGCGCAAGCTCTTTGAAGAGATCGCCCCGCGCTACGCCAACCGTCCCGGCGGCTACACGCGCATGGTGAAGATCGGCCGGCGGCCCGGCGACAACGCCGACATGGCCGTGCTGATGCTGGTCGAAGATTAA
- the truA gene encoding tRNA pseudouridine(38-40) synthase TruA — protein MQPESPAGAPRTFRATVEYDGTAYRGFQRQRRGVPSIQAELERALSQITGQPAGVLGAGRTDTGVHALGQVVSFTIEWPDRHGEQALLRALNANLPDDIAVRALAGAAPGFHPRFDARRRTYAYHILPGPVRRPLWRQRAWRVAQPLDVARMNAAAALLIGRHDFATFGRAPVGENTVREVYAAGWVAEGDFVIFRICANAFLQRMVRSLVGSLKEVGSGKWSVDDLAEALAAGERKRSATVAPAHGLYLMSVEYDD, from the coding sequence GTGCAGCCTGAATCGCCGGCCGGCGCGCCCCGCACTTTTCGGGCAACCGTTGAGTACGATGGCACCGCTTATCGCGGTTTCCAGCGCCAGCGGCGCGGTGTGCCTTCGATTCAGGCCGAACTGGAACGTGCCCTGAGCCAGATCACCGGCCAACCGGCCGGGGTTCTGGGAGCGGGGCGAACCGATACCGGCGTTCACGCGCTGGGGCAGGTTGTAAGCTTTACAATTGAGTGGCCGGATCGGCATGGCGAGCAGGCTCTCCTGCGCGCCCTGAACGCCAACCTGCCGGACGACATCGCCGTCCGCGCGTTGGCCGGGGCCGCGCCGGGGTTTCACCCGCGCTTCGATGCCCGCCGCCGGACGTATGCGTACCATATCCTGCCCGGGCCGGTGCGCCGCCCATTGTGGCGGCAGCGGGCCTGGCGGGTGGCCCAGCCGTTGGACGTGGCCCGGATGAATGCCGCCGCGGCGCTCCTGATCGGGCGGCACGATTTCGCGACGTTCGGTCGGGCGCCTGTCGGCGAGAATACGGTCCGCGAGGTCTATGCCGCCGGCTGGGTTGCGGAGGGTGATTTTGTCATCTTTCGCATCTGCGCCAATGCGTTCTTGCAGCGGATGGTGCGTAGCCTGGTCGGGTCACTCAAAGAAGTGGGCAGCGGCAAATGGTCAGTCGATGACCTGGCCGAGGCCCTGGCGGCCGGCGAGCGAAAGCGCTCGGCGACGGTCGCCCCGGCCCACGGGCTATACCTGATGTCCGTGGAATATGATGATTGA
- the rplM gene encoding 50S ribosomal protein L13: MKTYVTKPADIERAWYIVDAEGQTLGRLASHVATILRGKHKPIYSPAVDCGDFVIVLNADKIAVTGRRLEQKKYYRHSLYIGGLKEISLRDQLQKHPERVIESAVRGMLPKNALGRKMFKKLKVYTGNEHPHAAQQPQLMEL; the protein is encoded by the coding sequence ATGAAAACATACGTGACAAAACCAGCAGACATTGAGCGCGCCTGGTACATCGTGGACGCCGAGGGCCAGACGTTGGGCCGCCTGGCGTCGCACGTGGCGACGATTCTGCGCGGCAAGCACAAGCCGATCTATAGTCCGGCGGTGGATTGCGGCGATTTCGTGATCGTCCTGAATGCCGACAAAATCGCTGTGACCGGCCGCCGCCTGGAGCAGAAGAAGTATTACCGCCACTCGCTCTACATCGGCGGGCTGAAAGAGATCAGCCTGCGCGACCAATTGCAGAAGCACCCGGAGCGGGTAATCGAATCGGCCGTGCGCGGCATGTTGCCCAAGAACGCCCTGGGCCGCAAGATGTTCAAGAAGCTGAAGGTTTACACCGGCAACGAGCATCCCCACGCCGCGCAGCAGCCGCAGCTGATGGAGCTGTAG
- the rpsI gene encoding 30S ribosomal protein S9, producing the protein MSEYIEGIGRRKEASARVRIYFRGAEQTEEPSFVVNDKPVQEFFPRYGDYQTLIGPLEDSGLMGKVDITVLVQGGGITGQTSAVRLGLARAIVKYDENLRSPLRAGDHLTRDARVKERKKPGLKRARKAPTYTKR; encoded by the coding sequence ATGAGCGAATACATTGAGGGAATCGGCCGCCGCAAGGAAGCATCCGCCCGCGTGCGCATCTATTTCCGCGGCGCCGAGCAAACCGAAGAGCCGTCGTTCGTCGTCAACGACAAGCCGGTGCAAGAGTTCTTCCCGCGCTATGGCGATTACCAGACCCTGATCGGCCCGCTGGAAGATAGCGGCCTGATGGGCAAGGTCGACATCACCGTGCTGGTGCAGGGCGGCGGCATCACCGGCCAGACCAGCGCCGTGCGCCTGGGCCTGGCCCGCGCCATCGTCAAGTATGACGAGAATTTGCGCTCGCCGCTGCGCGCCGGGGACCACCTGACGCGCGACGCCCGCGTGAAGGAACGCAAGAAGCCCGGCCTGAAGCGCGCCCGCAAGGCCCCGACCTATACCAAGCGTTAG
- the mazG gene encoding nucleoside triphosphate pyrophosphohydrolase — translation MITIVGLGPGDAGLITRQAWHLLSAADTVYLRTARHPAVAELPSHLQLHSFDAIYDSAEQFEEVYSQIAAEVLRLAAAGDLIYAVPGNPFVGESTVAAVVSGAAEAGIATRVIAGLSFIEPTLAALGVDALDGMQLYDAIEIAGLLYPPVNPDAPLLLGQVYSRALANDLKLALLSIYPAEHPAVLVHAAGGAGEVVERLALYEIDRSDRVDHLTSLYVPPLPLKSDLSALAETVAVLRGPGGCPWDQEQTPLSMRGGFLEEAYEALAALDADDSLNLREELGDLLYHIVMQAQMAAEAGDFTLSDVIAGIETKLKRRHPHVWGDWQVSNSADVLRNWEILKQQEKADRPAEPFESKLHGVPQALPALVRSQKIQAKAAATGFDWPDIGGVYDKLAEEVGELRQAAGPDELRLELGDVLFVVANLAQWLGVEAEIALREANERFTARFQLIERLMAGRGLEWAALSFAEMDALWEEAKATLARSGVPDKVVDESADS, via the coding sequence ATGATCACCATTGTTGGCCTCGGCCCCGGAGATGCCGGCCTGATCACCCGTCAGGCCTGGCATCTCCTTTCCGCGGCCGATACCGTCTACCTGCGCACCGCCCGCCACCCGGCCGTGGCCGAACTCCCCAGCCATCTCCAACTGCATTCGTTCGACGCCATCTACGACAGCGCCGAACAATTTGAAGAGGTCTATAGCCAAATCGCCGCCGAGGTGTTGCGCCTGGCCGCGGCGGGCGATCTGATCTATGCCGTGCCCGGCAACCCGTTTGTCGGCGAATCGACGGTGGCCGCCGTGGTGAGTGGCGCGGCCGAGGCCGGTATTGCCACGCGCGTCATCGCCGGCCTGAGCTTCATCGAACCCACCCTGGCCGCCCTGGGCGTCGATGCGCTGGACGGCATGCAACTCTACGACGCCATCGAGATAGCCGGGCTGCTCTACCCGCCGGTCAACCCCGACGCGCCGCTGCTGCTGGGTCAGGTCTATAGCCGGGCGCTGGCCAACGATCTCAAGCTGGCCCTGCTGAGCATCTACCCGGCCGAGCACCCGGCCGTTCTCGTCCACGCCGCCGGTGGCGCGGGTGAGGTTGTCGAGCGGCTGGCCCTGTACGAGATCGACCGCAGCGACCGCGTCGATCACCTGACCAGCCTCTACGTGCCGCCGTTGCCGCTGAAAAGCGATCTGTCGGCGCTGGCCGAGACGGTGGCCGTCTTGCGCGGGCCGGGCGGCTGCCCCTGGGATCAGGAGCAGACGCCGCTGAGTATGCGCGGCGGCTTTCTGGAAGAAGCCTACGAGGCCCTGGCGGCGCTGGACGCCGACGACAGCCTCAACCTGCGCGAGGAACTGGGCGATCTGCTCTACCACATCGTCATGCAGGCCCAGATGGCCGCCGAGGCGGGCGACTTCACCCTGTCGGATGTCATCGCCGGCATCGAGACCAAGCTGAAGCGCCGCCACCCCCACGTCTGGGGCGATTGGCAGGTCAGTAATTCGGCCGATGTGTTGCGCAACTGGGAGATACTGAAGCAGCAGGAGAAGGCGGATCGCCCGGCCGAACCGTTTGAATCCAAACTCCACGGCGTCCCTCAGGCCCTGCCGGCGCTCGTCCGCTCGCAGAAAATCCAGGCCAAGGCGGCGGCCACCGGTTTCGACTGGCCCGACATTGGCGGCGTCTATGACAAGCTGGCCGAGGAAGTCGGCGAACTGCGCCAGGCGGCCGGCCCCGACGAGCTGCGGCTGGAATTGGGCGATGTCCTGTTCGTCGTCGCCAACCTGGCCCAATGGCTGGGCGTGGAGGCGGAGATCGCCCTGCGCGAGGCCAACGAACGCTTCACGGCGCGATTCCAACTGATCGAGCGCCTCATGGCCGGGCGTGGCCTGGAATGGGCGGCGCTCTCCTTCGCCGAAATGGACGCTCTATGGGAGGAAGCTAAGGCTACCCTTGCGCGTTCGGGTGTACCTGATAAAGTTGTTGACGAATCAGCCGACTCCTGA